From the genome of Rattus rattus isolate New Zealand chromosome 6, Rrattus_CSIRO_v1, whole genome shotgun sequence:
cttggttttgggttttgttttgtttttttgtttttgtttttgttttttagtataaCCAGAATGACCTGCAAGTTGTTAACTGGCCCGGATTCACTTCATTCTCCTTcaacttcccaaatgctaggattatacaTGTGATCCACCTTTCGTGGTTAAAatctaaattatatttacatCTTTAGAATACAATGAGGAGTCAAAATATGACTAGAGGACAGTAAAAGATAGTAGTAACTAGGTGGTTTGAAAGCATATGTAAGATGTAGGGAAGGGATACGTAATTTACTTTATGGATACTCTTTAGTTTATTAGTGAATACTGTGAGCTTATTTCAAAATGAACACATGCTCTAGTCACTTAACTTTATCTGAAAACTGAATTTAGGAAAAAATGATCAATTGAGCCTTAGTTAAATTTGTGTTTATAATCTCTAAAATGATCTCTGGAGATGACTTTTGGGTTAAATTATAAGGTGAGTTATATAGGGTAATCTGGAGCAGAGAGCCAGATCCTCTGACCACAGCAGTACTGCTGAAACACTGGGAGTGTGTGGACTGATGGGTTATTGCAGTGCCTCCTGTGCCTTTgtaaaaagaaaccagaattgAACATTTCCCTTAACTTACTGGGACTAGAGCCTGCTTTTAAGAGTCAAATGAAAACAGATttagaattttaagattttttttttttgcaagtaaaTGGATTAGAGTCTTGTTGGTAGCTTGAAATTAGCTCCCCCACTTACGACATGGGGACTTTCGTTATGTAAGTGTTGCAGATCAGATCTGCCGTTCAAACAGTTGACAATATGTCTGTATGTACTGTATGTTCCTGTAATACCTTCATGTTGTTCTTGAGTCCCAGGACTTTTGGGTAATTCACTTAGTGATGAAACGGCTTTTGCTTCCTACCTTATATTTTTACTGTACCTTCTTGGTTCCACAtgtttcagaaaaatgaaataagatgcCATAGTTAATGGGACGTTAGAAATGTATGTACGCTTattttagaaatgtatataactcttttttttttttccccacactaCTAACAGAGCAGTCATTGGGGAAATAGACGAAGAGACAGATTCTGCACTCGACTTGGGGAACATCCGAGCAGAACCCCTGAACTCCGTCGCACACTGAGAACTTAGTGTGCAGGGGATGTCTGTAAATCCTGTACAGAGACTTCGTATGCTGAGAGGGATGTCTAGATTTTTTTATGAGTGTGTAATTGTGGATATTTGACTTCATGTTGGTACACTGtaatatgtaatttaaatatttctacctTTTTATCGGGAAACATTGCCTAAATTAATGTGGttgcttggtttatttttctatcaaatgaaacaaaaatgtaagGGACATTTTGGAAAGTTACAAAGTACCACTCTTTTTGGTAATGTAATATTTATAGGAAATTGGCTGTAAAGAGAACTTAGACTGTTATTGTAACTTAGACATGCAACTAACAGTAATAAAAGACACGTTTCTTTTTGTggctttctgttcttgtttttttcttaaagaaaattaccAGATAGTAAATTGCCGTCTACAGGTAACTGTCAGACTTCTTCCCAATTTACTACAGTTCTCCAGTAGTTGGAAGCAGTTATTCCTTAGGTCTAAGAGATGCGTATAAAGAGTTTGGTTGAGTAATGAAAAACTTGCAAACTTAAATTGCAACAAAAGTTAATAGGAAAGTAGGAATGACCAAGAGTCCAGTATGTGGACAAATCTTTAGGTGCCCAGTAAGGTCGCAAGATTTGGTGTCTGAAAACAGATTCTGTGTATCTTAAATGCCACTGtattactgaatttttaaaaatagtgaagAGCTTTTCACTCTTCAGAGAGCTTGTGTTTAATGTGGGGAGTTAGTTAAATCAGGGACAGTGCTCTTTGCTAACTGTCTCATTGCTTAGTCCGTGAAGCTATTTTGATAGATATTTCCAAAAAATTCGTAGAAAGGGTGTTGTAGgtcatatttaattattttaagcatTCATAGAACTCATCAGTTTAATATGTGGGGCAAAATGGGTGGGTATCTTGGTGATAGAATAGGGAAGTGTAGACATCCTTGTAAATCGAAATCTGTTTTTAGTATTTTTCGTTTTTTAAGTGAAAGTACAAAATTTTCTGAAAAGCTGCAACTAGTAAAACATTTAGGTGTTAAAGACTCTGCATTCTCTGTAACAGGTGCTTACCTCTCCTGTTAAAACATAAGCAGCCACAGATAATTCATACGTGCATGCATTTACAAAGCAGGGAGGCTCTACTTGTCTTCAATGCCATAGTTGTATGAGTTAACCTAAAGTAAGTTCAGGAGGAAACGATGGTGCACAGTTTGTGAGTTCTGAAAACGGCTCATGGAGAAGGCTGTCTTGAGGGCTTAGAAGTTTGGGGCCGAGTTTGTTGAGCCCTTTAATATTCAGAACTCTAATGGAGTCATTGTGGTTAATTAAAGTAAAAGCAAGCCTGTGAGGAGGGGGGTGGGAAGTAATGAAGTTAGAGGCTTGGCATCCTAGCTCTTTCCAACTGTAGTTGGTAGTAAAAGGATTGCAATGCAGAATGAGAAAGCCAGGGATGTTTTGAGTAATACATCCTAAACTGATTGAAAAATTAAGCCAGGTCGTTTACTTCCTCAGAGCTTTTATTCTACCAGTACAAATTAAGTCCATACATCTTTTCCCAAAACTATTTATTATACTGTGTTTTTTATTGAGACTGGATAAAACATCCAGAATGCTTTTATGGAAGAACTGAAAGATAAGGACCAGATGCTGTTTTCTGACTTCCTGGATGTCTGTGGCTCTTGTGTGCTCACATCCACTCCAAACTGGACTTGCTCTTGCATGAAAACTATTAAGGGAGCCACTAGTTTCTATGTGGTGTCAAGGTTTGTATGTTCCTTAATGTATTCTGCAATCTATATTATTTATAAAGCTTCAAATCAGTTATAACTTCCACATCTTTGTGATTCTGACACAAGGCATAATTAAAAACCAACTTACTGAAAATGAGTTATTTGTTTCTGGGCAAgctattttcataaaattactTGAAGGGGCAAAAGAGGACTACATAAATtgggaaaggttttttttctttgtagttgaACAAGTACTATTAAATTATTCAAGATAACATCACTTTTAGGTTAAATCACTTTGTTAAATGGCTTCATGGTAGCAATTTGGGTgtaaaaatagaacaaattttGGAGCCATAAACACTAAAGATAAATTTTTATCagtacttataaagaaaaatcctTTAGAATGTCATTCTCAAAATTTAAAGCTAACAATGTGAGAATATATAAGGAATAAAAAGATTTAATCTCAGTATAGGATAACTGTGAACAGTTCTCCTTATGCTCTGAAAGAACGTGAGTGGATAAGGATGTAACTCTTTGTAATGCCATATGAATCTGTGCCTAGTAGTCAACCTTGTAAAGCAATCTTTCATTTGCAGTGTGATGTATCGTGGGACTTTGCCTTCTGGATTTAGTAGCATTGTTTATTCGAGTGCACATTGTTTTGCAGGTGTAATGCTGGATGCTTCCAGTAGTGATCTTATATATGAGGACATTGAAGCTCTGATTTATCTAGGATTTTGTAGACAATGACAGGCCCCCAAACTGGCCTCATTAAAGCTACCTGAggcactgtaaaaaaaaatgtttttgagctCTGCTTATTGGTCTTGGTTTATTACATCGATAGTGGAACAAATGGGAATAATTCCTGAAATGAACCAGGCACTTGGTTACCCCTGAGTCTTTAAgactccattttatttatttgcggCATCTTTACCTCGTTTTAGAACACTGTTCTGTCTTAATTAAGTCTTAGGCAAATGAGGTAGAATTGCATTGTGTTTCCATGTGAGACTCAAAGGAAGTGTTGGCAAGAAACTAGTTCCATCCAATTTTACAGTGTTCTGACCAGCTGAGCATTCATTTAATTGTTCATACCTCATTCTGCTCAACAGAGCTGTTCTTACATTTGGCAAGTGCTGTTTCGATTGTTACTTCTCTCTGTACTGGGAGCCCTGTAAGGGCTTAGCTGTTACTTGTGGCACTGCCTCCTAGTGACCATTCCTTTTCTAAGCCTCAGAATACATAAATAGACATGGGAGTGTTGTCAAGCTGATAATAAATGTTGAGAGCTGCTTCTAAGCCAGTGACAAAATAAACACATTGTTATCTACCACTTTTGTGGTACCTCTTCCAAATCATGTTGATGCAAAGATTTAATAAGTTCACTAAATTGTTTTAGTATTAGGATATAATGTCTGAGGGGGCATTCCTTTAAAGCTACTAAAATCATCGTTTTAAATAGATATAATTTagtttgatcattttttttccatttctgtttttcagtaAAATCACTGTCTGTAGGTTGCATAATGGTTAGGATGGGGGCAAACTAGACCTCACCAGCTGTGTTTCCTACGTTAGCTAACTGCCCATCTGCTACCAAGCCGCAGCAGCTGGGGGATGGAGGAGTTGAGAATTCAAGGATAGGACTTGTCTTCAAGACATCTTCCAAAGATGGAAAGTTGgcacattaaacatttaaaagaatccAGCATTTTAGGTCTTtctgtattttgtgtgtttttcataTACTTAAATTGTTCTTCagttattctttctctttttgtagcaCAGATAAAGAATTGCTATACAGAATTCCACTCTGTTATCCTACTCCAGTGTTCTTTATATGATATAACTTCTCTGCTCTTAATAGGGTAGTAGTAAACATCCTGGTTTTTtatctctggtttttgttttatttctttcagaaatgAAACTAGTAATATGCCTCATGTGCAAAAGAGTACCTCTTTTCCAAGTGgtactccctctcccccttttattaaatggatttttttttctcatacaatgtAATGTGAATACAGCTTCCCcactactcctcccagttcttgcCAACTACCTCTTCCATTCAGATCgacttccctttctgtctttcattaagAACGAACTGGCTTCCAAGAGATACCAACAAAGACAGCAAAATAtcatgagacaaaacaaaacccaccacatCCAAGTTGGACAAGGCAAGCCAACAGAAAAATACAAgagccccaagagaaggcacaagaatcagagatccaCTGGTTCACACAATCAGGAGTCCCATGAAAATAGTGCAAGTGGACCTGGTACAGACATGTAGGCCCCGTGCTTGCTGTTCCAGTCTCCCTAAATTCATACGAACGTTGCTCAGTTGTTTTAGAGGGCTTTGTTCTGGTATCCCCCATCCCTGCTGTCTCCCCTACTCCTGCTCCCCTTCCATGTGGTTCACTGAGCTCTAAGGGGAGTGGTTTGATGGGAACATCTTGTTTAAAGCTGTgtgccccctttctctcctcctccgtccctccactctctgtctcttccccctctctccctcccacccctctctctgaaTAATATCTGGCTGTAGGTTTTTGTATTTGCTCCCATCTGTTACAAGAGGAAGCTGCTCTGATGATGGCAGAGAAAGGCGTGATCTAGGACTATAGCAGAATATTACTAGGAATCATGTCattgttactttttgtttttatttttgtttttgttgtttttgaacaGTAGTGTTTTCTTTTGCTCTAGAGCTCTAGGCTCTGGGCTATCATATCTTGTCTGGTTCTTGGTTAGCCAAGCAGTACTGGGTATGAGTTTTGTCTCATGGGGTGAGCCTTCTGTCagatcagacattggttggttatcCCACAGGTTTGTGTCATTGTTGCCCTGCCATACTtcgcaggcaggacagattgtagatcaaaggtttggTGGTTGTGTTGGTGTTTGTATTACTCTTTGGTAGCCGGCAGGGTACATTGTTTTAGATACTATAACATGGGGGTGAAGATTCTATGTAGGCCCCAGCTCAGCCTCTCCAAGTTCAATGAGTTGTGATAGTATGTTTTAGCAATGGGGCCTTACTGTCAGTCTATTGAGAGCAACCTACTGTCTTGGCAATAGTCTGGATAGTGTAGGAATTTCCACAGGACTCTGGCCAAAAACTCAATTGGATGAAACCCAGCCCAGTACTGAAAGCTTCATTTGTTGACAAGAGTTAAGAATTTCTAAGCCATTTATGGTGGCTTAGCAGGCCCATAATTCTGTCACTTGGGTGGCTAACTCAGAAAGATTACagatttgaggccaacctgtggGTTAAACTGCATCACAAGACCAAACCAAAAGAGGGAAGCATAGGAAAGGGACCTTAGGAAGAGGGGAGGATAGATTGGTTACAGAGTAGGAAGGGATAAGATAAGGTAGGCATTATAGTAATCGGAGCACTGCATACTCATATAAAATTGTcaacaaataaaactattaataaaatgttaagtgCTAAATGGGttcttttaaaacactgaaatgttatgtttttattttaatatgaagcTGCCTCAGATTATCCACAGCATCTATGATTTatctcatgctctggcaggggtgtgaCCTTGAAAGTTGAAGATAGTTTACATTTGGAGTTCTGGGAACTCTTGGAAGAGGGAATATGAAGTCCAGAGCCTCAAGAGAGATGGCAGGTGCTGATGCCCCTGCTGTGGCTGTTTGGATGCAGCTGGTTGCTGTTTAAGTTGAAGGAATGGATTTACCTCAAGGAACTGGATACCCCGAAAcatcaggaagtagtctaataATATCcacattttcccccttctaaCCTTCTTattctcctacctagtgttggggggttTTAAAGGGAGTAAGGTAGTAGAGAaggagaacccacaaagtagccaaaagtcttttgtttttctgatgggATATATTTTAGCACGTACTAATATTAATCAGAATTAGTGATCAGAGAAGGAAACTTCTAAGACACATAAGGGAAGCAGGAGAGATTCTAAGCATTATTTTCAGGTAGGCTACAGTGTCTAGGGCACATGTGAATGATACTGGCTTTTGGTAGGATAATGTGGACATGTAATCTACATGAAAAAGATGTTaaaatgggtttttgtttgtttttgctttgctaaGATGCAGGTAACTAGGTAGGCTTATTTGACTCCTGTAGAATTTTTCCAATCTCGTCAGCCAAGGAGCTTTGGGGAGAAACAATGAAACAGTGGTGGGAACAGGGACAACAGTTGGGCCAGGGAAATAGTTAAGTGTTGATGGACAGAATAACAGTCTTCTTAAAGGTCATGTTCttgaattgaaaatgaaaacagacaacaTGGCGGCGTATTTTCCATTTAGTCATATTCAGAGTCTCAGAGCAGACAAAGCAGTTTAGGGTTTACTAGGGCTTAGGTTTAAGGACGTAACAGAGGAGGCTTATTTACTGACCACATTTACATGGAAGGGGTTTTAATGAATGGAGTTCAGTCTCATTAAGAAGATCACTGTGGATACAGGGAAAGGTGGACAAGGGAAAAGCAAATAGAATTAATGAGCCTTAGATAGAGTGAACTCAATTGTCAAAGGACTTAAATTTGTGACTAGACAAGGTAAGGTGGAACATGGGTGGCATATTTACAACGTGTGCTTGAAATTGAGAACGTCCAGAGATGGTTGTTATTGTTAAAGGCAAGCTATAGCACGTGACCATGCAAGTGGAGACAACATCACTGGCAGAGATCTACCTTCTGCGTCCTAATCTCAGTTGGTTAAATTACAAGCTATTAAATCCATCCATGAAGGAAAATGGACTCTAAGTTAATAGGTTTCTCTCCAGGCTCAGGATTTAATGGCAAGATGGTGTATGTGGCTGTAAAACCAAAATCAATCACATATGAAAATCCAGTTCCGCTAACTGGATCACAATCAAGACTGCAGCTGCGCAGTAGAAGCCCTGCACAGTTTCTAGGCAACAGATATAGCTTTGGTCCTTGGCTATAGCCAGGCAAAGATTCCTGTGTACACAGAACTCTGGATTTGGTCAGATACAGAAGCAGTCGTGAATGAGGTGCTTgcggcagaggacctgggctgtTGGTTAGGATTCCCAGGAACGTCTTAATTAGAGATCTTACTATGAAGAAGCTCTTCCCCTtcaggggaaagaggaagacagatgaTTCTCATAGCCACCTCTCAGACCTGTCCATTAGCCTAGCCAGTACCACGCCCAGCCTGTCCACAGGTGGGGGATATCATCTTCGAGATAAGCCCTTAAAGAAACTCCATAAAGCTGCTTCAGTTGGCAATGTGCAGAAGCTGAAGGATTACCTCGAACGCAAGAAATACGACGTGAATGGGCGGGACAAAAGAAGCAGGTGACCAGAACCTAGGATCTACAGGAGAATTGGGAAGGACAAGCTGGGGCAGCTGACTGTTCCAATCACAGAGAAAGCATGTCAGAGATGCGCAATACTGGATGTCATTCtgcattttcctgaacagaatcaCCGTCTTTCACAAGCCCCTTAACTCATGAATGTTTGCTTGAGTATCgagcccttcttcctctcctttaatTCCTGCTTGCTCacattattttctctcttatttttgcTCTTTTGCTTCTTGGTGTGCGTTGTGCACTGTCGGGGTGAGGAAAGGCAATCATCAAGAAGGAAATTACTGTCTTTAAGACCTGGAAAAACCGAAATAAATAACATagttttgtttaaagaaactTGATAATTTCAAATAATGCAACAAACTTCCCTGGCCAGACAatgattgcttttcttcttttgtgttacacattcaagttttaaaatatattttttatttgtatgtatgcctgAGTTTATGTGCATCATGTCCTTGTTgaggccaaaagagagcattggatcccctggttCTGGAGTTGTGAATAATGTAGCAAGCTTATTTACTTCATCACAGCTTTCACACCCTGCCTAGTGGTTACATATATTTGCAACATTGGAAACGCCAAAATTACTTGATGGACAGAGAAATACACAATAGGGAGAGATGTCTTTGACACTGCCCTTTCTGTTGGAGACgtttcttaagttttttttttgaatcaggAAGAAAATCCCTTTTAATTTAGTAGAGCCAaattttcttatttgattttCAAGTCATTCATttagtcttttaaatttattaagaTAAAGTATAATTAgcataattttcattaaatatcaacaaaaatgaaacaaatatattgATATTTAAACCTGCTTGTTCATGGTTGTAATAAATACCTGAGATGTACCTCTAACTTCATGTTTTATTGTATCGATATAGAACACCTTTGCATTTCGCCTGTGCTAACGGATATACAAACATTGTCTCTCTCTTAATTGAGAATCAATGCAAAATTAAtgtccaggatagtgaaaacagaACCCCATTGATTAAGGTGtgttccattttccttctttttagtgGAGTGTGTTTAGGCATTTATCCTTGTtaaattttattggtttttgtgCTTCAAGTTATAACAATAAACATTAATTCATGTATCTGAAACAGGAAGTCATCCACTCATTTACTCTTGTTCCACTAGCAGGCAGCAGAGTGTCAACAGGAGAGTTGTGCTACTCTTCTTCTACACCATGGTGCAGATCCAAATCTGGGAGATATTTATGGTAATACTGCTCTCCATTATGCTGTTTGTGGCCAAAATATCTCATTAGCCAATAAATTGCTTGACTACAAAGCCTATCTTGAAGCCAAAAATAAGGTGAGCATCTGTGAGAGGACATATGCATTTTAGAAAGCTACTGAGTATTCACTGCAGATAATTCATAGAGCAGAAACATATACTTTAATATATGAGTTTGCCAAACTGAATTGAGAGCAGAATGGGTTATCAAAATCTGCTAATTTCCTTCTTGTAAAGTGTTTGCATTTCATTGTAGACCTTAACCCTGATGTGCAAAGAAACATATTTATCAGTGATAATTTTCAAATGGTCATACCAGATAAGAatgtttgagttctttataaattagaATTAACATAAAATAGTAAACCTCatcttttaaagttgttttaacAACATAATCGCAAAAGAGTTGAATTAAAAATTAGTTATTATGCTAAAAATAGCCTAATTCTCCCTttgaattttaatgaatataactgaaaaataattattaaaacagCATCTTGTTACTTCATTTCAATGATATTCTGTGTATATGATAGTCTTGGAAGTTATTAAATAAACCTGTATAGACATAATTGCATATACATTTGAGATAATGATATGCAAAACTTATATAAATGATATTCTTGACTTGATCACTTTATACCTATGGTTTGCGTTAAGCCTCGAATacaatttgtatttaaaaatgtagCACCTGGACCTTAATTTGTTTAAGACTATTTAAAGTCACATAATTTTAGGGATTGAaaccctttaaaaattaaaatatacattcaaGAATTTCTTatgaacatacttttaaaattatacttaaaattaaaagcacACACCTAAAAGTTATTTaagtaattattttgaaataatatttacagGATGGCTACACCCCGCTTTTACTTGCTGTtgctgaaaataatgaaaatatggtaaaATTCCTTCTGAAGAAAGGAGCCGATGTAAATGCATCAGATAAAAACTACAGGTATAGGTATAATTAGTGAAGCCAAATAGGATGTCACATAATTATGGTTTATTAATAAGACtatgtaaatatgaatatattcatttatagaTCTGTGATATTTTAACGACATGGTGTGATTTAGGGAAAATTACATatacttttcaaatgttcttttttttttaatctgtaaaatCAAATTGCTTAATCACATATGTGTACCTTTAAGTGATTATCTTCATTTATAATAACTTTTGAATCTTATGTTGAAGCCAGTGTTGGAGTTAATAATGGGAGAGAGAAACTAGGGTACCCAATAGTCCTCCCTGTGGAGATTTGAGGCGTCTTGAGagcaggaagcttccagaaggcaGAGTTTGAAAACCACTGAGTCAGCTGCTTCCTACTTGAGTGCATGTATTTAGGTACCTTCCTATGGTCTGTCATTGCTGTGCAGTTTTGAGCAGACCAGTccaatgttttccattttctccatGACTCCCTTAGGGGTAGAGGACCTATGTTTGAGTGGTAAGTTGAGATGAATAAATTTGTTAATGGCTTGCTCCAGAACAGCCATCATGATTGCTCTGATTATTGAACCAACAAATTCTGTAAAACTTCTTCTTCAGCAAGATGCAGACCTAGCTTGTGAAGATATTTATggatttacagctgaggaatatgcTTCATTTAATGGCTTTACTATGTAAGTGACACTTTCAGAATTTTAATAACTATATGAGTATGATTTTGAGATACACAGAATGAGTTCCCCAAAATGCAACTTTTATAGGCTAATAAAAAGGGGATAATATACAAGCTCAAACACTGGAATTCCCAGGGAGTCTTCACCTCTTCCATATATAGAATGAATATAAGAGTTATCTGTTAGATGAATGACAGTTAGCACGGCAGTGGCATGGTAATGTCGAATATACCAGAACAATGTTCTGGTGCCCACCTACATTTAACTAGAAGATTTGAAGAACAGATGATGGATCTACTCAtccctttcattatttttatcattaatagTATACAGGATGTATGTTATGAGTAGTTATCACTACCATTTTACTATATACTTCACTTTAATGTTTCAGAATTCTGAAGTATATTCTCATTATACTTCTAAGACAAAGATGTCcatgtataaacatgtataatTCTGATTTCTCATGCTCAATGAGAAAATAAGATACAACACACTAAAATTTAATGTATAGCTAATTCATTAACTATAGCTATAAACTAATgcacttttaattatttgttttagaggaaattttaaattacacatGCTttgactgtctctctctgttttttatgCACCTCATGGTAATCTCAAACTCTCTTTGTACTCCAAGCTGGTTTTGGGTTAGTGGTCCTCCCTGCATATTCTTCCCAGTGCTAGGCTATAGGTTATGTTGTGTATTAAAGCCTCAATCTCATTTTTCCTCACGTGACTGTATAATTATTTGGAAATCAGGCCATTAAATGGGTgattatggtaaaaaaaaatccagtagaCCAGGTCCAATCCAATCTCATGTCTTTAAACAAAAAAGAGCCTAAGACACAAGgtaaaatacaaaaggaagaTGGTACACAGGGGTCAAGTGATGTGAAGACTCAGCAAGAGGACAGGCATCCACAGGCAAGGGGAGTCAGAGGACAGGACTTCTCTTGGCTCTCAGTAGGAACCAACACCTTAATCTTGACCTTCTAGCCTtcaactgaaacaaacaaacaaacaaacaaacaaacaaacacacacacacacacacacacacacacacacacacacacacacacacaccccaaagcaaAACCTCCTGTTGTAGCCACATGGCTGATGCTTTGTTATGGCAGTCCAATCAAATGAACCCAGTAACAATGATATACAGCCACCCTTTCCCCCACTATGTTCTGAGTGATTTTATTATTCTCACAGATGATTTTTagaccacagtttctcctccacacCTCTCCTTTTggatctctcctcttccttcaaatcaatcctttgtttcctttccaaaAGCCTAAAAAGATACAGTTGTACTGGGTATAAACCCTCATATTGGAGCTGTATGGAGCTTTTCTCAGTAggagaaaagggtcccaaaagcaggtaaaagagtcagagacagcttcaGCTCCCACCATTAGCAGTCTCAGAAGAGCACCAAGCCACACAATCATAAGGTACAAGTGCAGAACCTATCTCAGACCCAAAGAGGTTCCATATTTGTGACTTCAATTTCTGTGAGCCcttatgagccctgcttagttgattctatgggcCATGTTCTCATAGTGTCCTTAACCCTTCTGGATCCTAGAATCCTTCCTCTACATCTTCTGAAGCATTCCcctggttcctggccatccatGCAGTCACAGGCATTAAGTCCCTCAAAGTCAAtatgacagtttctcagaaaactgggaatcaatctacctccaGACACAGCTATACACTCTTtagcatatatccaaaggatgctCCTTCCCATTTTCCAGGCAGGAAAGATTGTAGGTTTTGTGGTTAGGTTGGTATCTCAGTCCCATGGCTAGGAAacttgcctggttatagaagatgaCCAGTTCAGGCTCTATATCCCTCACTGCTAGGGGACTTTT
Proteins encoded in this window:
- the Ankrd7 gene encoding ankyrin repeat domain-containing protein 7 isoform X2, which codes for MKKLFPFRGKRKTDDSHSHLSDLSISLASTTPSLSTGGGYHLRDKPLKKLHKAASVGNVQKLKDYLERKKYDVNGRDKRSRTPLHFACANGYTNIVSLLIENQCKINVQDSENRTPLIKAAECQQESCATLLLHHGADPNLGDIYGNTALHYAVCGQNISLANKLLDYKAYLEAKNKDGYTPLLLAVAENNENMVKFLLKKGADVNASDKNYRTAIMIALIIEPTNSVKLLLQQDADLACEDIYGFTAEEYASFNGFTMYHQLIASNEKKKKTEQTAH
- the Ankrd7 gene encoding ankyrin repeat domain-containing protein 7 isoform X1, which codes for MKKLFPFRGKRKTDDSHSHLSDLSISLASTTPSLSTGGGYHLRDKPLKKLHKAASVGNVQKLKDYLERKKYDVNGRDKRSRTPLHFACANGYTNIVSLLIENQCKINVQDSENRTPLIKQAAECQQESCATLLLHHGADPNLGDIYGNTALHYAVCGQNISLANKLLDYKAYLEAKNKDGYTPLLLAVAENNENMVKFLLKKGADVNASDKNYRTAIMIALIIEPTNSVKLLLQQDADLACEDIYGFTAEEYASFNGFTMYHQLIASNEKKKKTEQTAH